TAGGCGTCACATATCTGGATCTGGATCAGTATCATAGGTGCAGGTGAGTCAGACTTATCTGATCTCGAGCTTCACAGCAGCcacctgtgtttactgtgtttaaCATGAATCTCTGTGGAACAGGCAGGATGAATTGTCCACCTTGGCCCAAAGGGAAGAAACTGGTTCACTTGGATTTAAAAGGTGCCCCTCCAAGAGTGGCGTACCTCCACAGGGTaagcctcctcctctgtgatctACTGCATAAAGTACAGTATTTATTTACATCTGTTTGAAgttgttgtgtttctcttccTCAGCTGATAGAGCTGTTTTCTCAGCTGGGAGTGGATGGCCTGCTGGTGGAGTATGAAGACATGTTTCCTTATAAGGGGGAGCTAAAGCTGCTGCAGACCACATCACAACCCGCTTACAGgtttagacacaaacacagcttcaTGTTGTATTCCTGACATGAGAGAAAAGGCCCTGGTGTGCCATACAATGGTTCAGAAAAGTCCATTAACTTGTGTTTGCTGTATTTTTAGCCGTGAGGAAGTACTGTCCATGCAGGTGTTTGCCAGATCTAAGGGCATGGAGGTGATCCCCCTCATTCAGACATTTGGTCACATGGAGGTGAGGCAAACTGTTGAGCTGTTTATCATCTGTTATTTATGGCTTTATGGCTTTAGAATTATTGTTTCCTTAACTCCCAGGCCTCCTTTTTCTGTCACAGTTTGTGTTGAAGCATCGACCCCTGTGGCACCTGAGAGAGGTGGCGCACAGTGTGGGCACCCTGAATCCCCACAAAGAGGAAGGGGTGAGGCTGGTGATGGAGATGCTGAAGCAGGTGGTGGAGCTGCATCCCGGTCTGAACACGCTGCACATCGGAGCAGACGAGGTGAGGATTGTTCGCCGTGAAGTATTTGGGATTTTTCATTCTTGAAGCTCTTCGCACTTGTCTCGTTTTAAGGTGTACATGCTTGGTGAGGGTGAGGAGTCCAAGCTGTGGCTAGCTTCATCTGGACATACAGTGGAGCAGCTCTTCCTGAGTCATGTGACTAAGGTGGCCAAGGCTATCAAGGAGGCGTGGCCTAACATGAGTATCATTATGTGGGATGATATGATGAGAGGCATGAGCCAGGACACACTGAAAGGTGAGGTAGAAGTACGTTTGTACTCATTGCACCCACATGCTTTTTAATTTCACAGTTTTCTCCTGTTACAGCTAGTGGTCTAGTCGGACTCGTCCAGCCAATGTTGTGGGACTACACCCCTGACCTGGATGTGGACAAAACAGGTAGGAACCAGTTCTCTGTGTCCATGGACTGTTGTACTTTTTCAGAGATATTAATAATTTATGCTTTATGCCAGTGTCTCTGATGGAGAAGTACTACAGTGCCGGTATGTCGGATCTGTGGGCGGCCAGCTCCTTTAAAGGCTCCACCAGCGTTTACACCTGTGTGACCAGCACGCAGAGACACGTGGACAATCATCTGCAGTGGCTGAAGGTGGCTGCTGCTTTGTCTGCTGGTGTAAATCTGAAGGGCATCGCCATTACAGGCTGGCAAAGGTAGGAATTAGAGGACTCAACCAGAATCAGGTGCAGTTAACGAAAAAATGCTCACTTGGTCCCATTATTCACGGTCAGGTATGACCATCTGTCGGTGCTGTGCGAGCTGATGCCTGTGGCTCTGCCATCGCTTGCCGCCTGTCTCCACACTCTCCTCCACGGTCAGTTCAGCGCCGAGGCTCAAAGCAAAGTAACAGAGCAGCTGGGGATCTCGTCagtggaggtggaggccatgGAGAGGTGAGGTCAGACACTGTTAGGACGAACAACCTGTTTACATTAGTGACTCAAAGTTGACAGGATTTGCATGTGTGACCCTCAGGACCTCTGCAGCCGACTCGCTGTTCCCAGGAAGGAGGCTGGCTGAGTTAATTGTGGAGCTTAATTCACTCCTGAACTCAGAAGATATTCGGTTTTTTGAAGACAACATGTGAGTTATGGACTTTCATTAAGCTTAAATGGAAAGTACAACATCTTAGGATGTATCCTCATTCTCTGCATCATCAGTATTTATATACACCGCAAGCTGCAGTCGATAGACTGCTCGTCATAAGGCTTTCAAGCAGGCATGAAAAAAGGAATTCTGTTCTTCAGGAAGTTGCTGCTTCCAACCAGGAAATACTCTTGGACAGTcataatgctaagctaagctaagctaacaagcGTTTTTATTCTTATCCAGCTGAATGACTGTGTTTGTGCTCCCACAGGTTTGTCAGAGGATGGTTCAGCCCATaccacagacagagaaaggcCGTTAGCCCACTAATCACCATGCAGATTCAAAGCCAAGTTTCAGTGTGAGCATCACATCTCCCATGATAAATGCAGCTTTCACCATGACAGATGGAGAATACAAATGACCTGCGGCCTCTAACTGAAAAGTCCTCTGATCGTGATTGTGTCTCAGGTACCTGGCTATGTTACAGCAgaaggtggaggcagtgagAGGGGAGATGGTGCTTCTTTACCCAGATTCAACAGCCCAGGAGTGGATAGAAGAGCACGTCAGCCCTGTAACAGGCCCTCTGCAGAGAATAACAGACGATATCGATGCCTGTCTGAAGGAGATGATGCCATAGACGCATGTTTTTGGAACAAGTCTGTATGAATTTTAGGTGATTGTTCATTTCACCATGTGTGACTAATGCATCCAACAGAACATAGAACCACATCTAAGCTTAAAAACATCTCATCATACACACTTTAATCTATACACAACTGAGCAGTCATGACAAAGTCCTGTGTGTATTTGGCTGGGTTCCTTGCAcatataatgtatttatttgtggaGACTAAATATACTCACTATGCTCACTCTTCCCTCTGAACTAGCCAGCATCATCCAACTCTCAGACAGCTTGCAAGCCACAAAACGGACAAGTCACACCATGGTACGGTAATTGGGGACAAAACTACAAAGCAGCAAGAAGACTGTGTGACCAGTGTTTACCTTCTGAGGTCTCCTCCCTCGTCACTATGCTGTAAGTCCACACTTCTGAGAGGTGCATCCTCGGGGAGAGACATGACAGATGAGGAtttgaaaaacaataaaagagtATCAGAGTGCAATATCCTGTGGGGCCTGCAGCAGAGAGAACGTAGGAAATACATTTATCGCAAATAACGCCCCAAAATTCAGGACTTGTCTTGAAAAAAGACTCCTGCTGTGGCTTCCAGACACTGGAAGATGCATAGTTAGAAATGACAAATTTTGAATTTGTACTCGTCCCTCTGCCAACGACAGGCTCCAAACTGTTCACTGTATTTCACAGGAGATTATACGGACAGCTCTGAATAGTAAATTCGAAACTGTAGAGCAATATGACAAGTTATTTGGAGTTTTATTTATATCAAGCATGCCTTAATTCTAACATGACCATAAgataaaatatacacacactttgttGATTAGAATATTtccttatttttaattaaaacatttgcAACATGCTTGAAATGAGTTGTGAATAAATGTCAAATATTATTGGCtgagttgtttttgttccttgATTTCTTTTTCCCCTCAACAGAAGCACTTTGTAAAAATGTACAGTGTTGAATTACATGATACATTACATGATTAGTTACAAAAAACAGAGGAGGTATGTTTAAATTGCAgttaacacacagtaacacatcaGCATCCACAGCCCcgatgatacacacacacactttcgaTAAGTGTATTCCTGAGATTCAGTCTTTGGTTCCCAAACACGTATATAAAAGTTGAAAGACAGTAACAGGCcgaaacatttcacacacaatTCAGTGTTAAATGATCTCAGAAAATCCTTCATGCTCAATTACAGTTTGCACATGCATTCAGCTGGGTACAAATAAACATGCAGAAAGGTGATTATGAACCGGGTGGTCCACAACACTGTGGGAAAAGCTCTCTACAttgaacacataaacacttattaGAGTTCAGTAGGAAGGCACAGTTAAGGAGTGTACTCTGAAACAGTAATTAGTTCTAAAGTCAATATTCACTTGTTCTGCGGCTTCACAGAAATAATAGTAGAATTTATTTTCCTGTCATAATACGAAAGAAAGTCTGTGAGGCTAACCTCTCACCCGCTGTAATGTCTTCGCTTAATGCCACTAACACAACTTTACAATCAGATTGCATGTCGACACAGAGACCAGAGTTAGTCTGCTTCATCATCTGAGTCCGTGCTGTTGTCCAGAGgaatctcctcctcctcctcctcctctccgtaCTCTTTCTCATACTCCTGTTGCCTCTGtcgctgcagctcctccaggccCAAGAAGCGCTTCAGCATAGCAGCCACTGCCTCCACATCACTGGAGGAGGAACACGGACGTACTGTGTTAACATGCATTGTTTTGCTAGTGTTTGGCTTTGTGGATAAACGAGTGATCCAGGTTATGAATAATGATGTCATGATGTTATTTGACATGGTGTAGGACAGATAAAtattcaggaaaacaaaaagcaattTTGTTCACccattcacacatttaaatcTCAGTCAGACAAGGTTTAACTTAATATTGCAGTTTATTTTGGGCTATAATGACCAGCTGCAGATGACTTACCTGCGCCCCCCGAGCGTGGCGCTCTGAGTGAGAGGGTAGGAGAAGCCTGCGGCTAGCCGCAGCATCAGCAGATAGCCCTTCCCCAAATAACGAACCCTCTCTTCCTGGACGCAGACATCACACAGCTGAGTTAGGTCCAACACAActaagagagagaggagaggagaaaaacattAACTAATGCTGGCTGCTGTAATAACTAACCAACCCTGTGGTTTTACTGACCTTTCTCTTGTCCCTTCCTCCATAACGTCAGGATATAAGTGTACAGGCTAAACGTCTTGAGCTCAATCAGGTTCTTGGTTTTGTCAAACACGGCCTCCTCCCAGTCCTCCATGTTCTGCatggccacaaacacacagccgtTCACATAGAAAAGCTTCCACAGGATGCTGTCTGTTAGATCCACACAAGAACAGAACGTGAGCTGCTGTGAGTGAAGGTGAGGGGTTACGGTGACAGATTATGTGTATTCTGTTTGTGTACCTGAGCTGTAGTAGGCAGCTGCCAAACCGACAGACACTATACCTGCAATTAAAATAAGAGGTTCAGATAAAGAGTCCTATGTTATGATCCACATTTCACTTGTGTGTAAAAACCAGAAACTTACCAACAAGAAGCGACCATGAGCGAATGCCTGGAGATCTCTTCAGGTGAAGTAAGGTGGAGCTGTGCTCCTCTACCGTCATGTATCCCATCTGAACAAAGATCTTGCACTTTACTAAAAGCAAACTTTGCCTGTAAATGGCCCAATATTAAAggaacaagcaaacaaacaacagacttCTGGCTGAATATTCAGAGGAAACAATATATCCTGTATATTTTCCAGCATTTTGGTGAACTGATCCTTTGACTGAACATGTTATTCCTGCAGGACATATAAGATGCTCTTGCTGTTTATGGTGATGATTGGGTGTGTATGATGTCTTCACAACAATCACAACTGAATAACATAACAAAGATATGAAATATTTTAATACTTACCTTaaaatgttctttcttctctatataaaaaagaaatcgCTTTATAGGTAAAATGAAAGAGCGTTTACACGAGGAAACGCATGCACTGAATTATGAGGAAGTTCTATTCATTTTATTGCAACAGCTGTAGCAACTGAATGGGTGACGCTTCCTTCCTGGTTCTGAGAGCGCTGATTGGACGGGCTTTCCGTGACgttgctttcaaaataaaagcaccaaaTGCACCCGTTTAAAAACAATATgcgtttttctttgtttatcacTTATTATTCACACCTTTTAAAAGATCTACACCAAGATAACAATTTTGAGGATTCTCCTTGaggaaaaaatgtattttatcatTACTTggcaattttgtttttttgtgcgtttttacatttttgaataaaaacatttaaacatcgCTTTAGAATCAAACCCAGGGGTAATATTAATTTAAAGTCACACGTcttcttctcatttttttttaaaagacatttatttttgacaacaccgaaaaaaagaggaaaactaACAACTTCCGGGATATCCTACTACACCGTCTGCGCATGCGTCCGAGACGAGCCGGCCCGGGGTACACAATGGAGTCGGACGTACACACACATAACTGGCTTGGATGTTAGAAAACCCGGTCGTCCTTTTGAAAGCGGTAGTTATTATGAAAGAACGGCGCAGCGGACAGGCAGCAGCGGCGGTGACGCCCTCCACGCACCACTAGTCCTGAAGTGAAAGAGTCAAACTGCTGAGTTCACCTGCTGCGCTGCGTTAGTGCTGCAGTCTTCCTGTAGCAGCGCCTCTGTCCTCTGCATTTTTTACATGTCTTTGTCCGAAAGAGCCGCGAATAGCAGCCGTTCCGGTGAGTTCAGAGTTAAGTCTGACCTTGTACTGTTAACACACAGGTCATATcacaacacacagtcacacgTTTAAGGCCTACACAGTGAATTATAGCAGTACCTGTGACATATTAGCATGTTTTAAAAGCTAAATGAGCAGGTCGTGCTAAATATAATTAGCTATTACTGAAGCGTTAGCTACTCTAGGCTGTTATTAAGCTGTAATAAATGACTGTTCCTCTATATATGACATTAaagcagcactgtgttcataaaaTAGGTTTTAGCCTCCAGCCCCATACTGCTGATTTACTGGGATTTGTGGCTGTGTTTGTTGGCACTGTGTATGTAATTAACTCAATTTAAATTTAATGACAGGATGCTAGTTTATGTTCTTTTACTTTCCCACCATTATCAAGCTGTTGTGTTTATGATAAGCGGATTGCCTGTGATAGGACGGTGAGGGTCAGCCAGAGGAGGGTGGAGTTGACAAAACGacgcacagcagcagcagaagaagggCTGAGAGGCTCAGACATCATGCCACAGTGCTTCATAGGGATCATGCTGCGAGGAGCTGATCATAACAGGGACTCTAATTCTGCTGTTCCTCCCCTCCCTCAACTCTCTGTTTAAAGATAACTGCCAAAGAAAATGTCTGAAGTCAACACAGGAAAACGCAAGGAGAAATGTGAGAACTGCACCAAGCAGGTAAGTTTCTATTGGATTATTTTagctgaaaagaaaaagggTGTCTTCTTCCTGACGTCAAGTATTGATCTTCCACATGCAGTGCAACAAGAAACAGAGCGAAGATGGTGCAAACTCACACAAGGAGACCGAAGAAGTCAATGAACAGGTAGTGTCTGCTTGCTAAGCAGTTTTATTATTATCTAACTTGAACAAACAAGTCCTCCTCTGGTTGTTTGTTGTCCggtttttacattaaaatatcGATACTGATGCAAAATAAAGCTTTCTAAAGTCTAAAAAGTAAGAACGTCTTTGAAAAGCCTTCACCTGACACGCTTCCCTTTCCTTCAGGCGAATGAAGGATCCCAGCTGTTGCTGAGTGCCTGCCTGTCATGTGATGGCTGTCTGTCGGACGAGGAGAACCTGAAGATCTCCCAGCAGAACATGGAGGAAGTGGAGAGGGTTTTGGCACTCAATAAGGTGCACTGTCGCCAGAAACCTGAGAACTAGAGTCTTGTGTATTCTTACAACAATAGCTGACATTGTTCTTGCATGTTTTTCTGGCAGAGGTGTGACGTGTCGAAGCATAAGGTGCTTGTGGCGTCGCTGTGCCCGCAGTCTCTGCCTTTCTTTGCTGTCAAGTTCGGTCTGGATGTTCCTGAAGCTGCCCAGAAACTGTGTGGGTTCCTCAAAAGCCTGGGTGAGCTGTGTGATGTTAAAATGATGTTGTCCAAATTTTAAAATTCACCTCTTTGACTTTTCTTTCATTACTGTGTAGAAATTGCCACCTACTTAATGGTATCTGTCACAGATGCTTGACATTCTTCTCCTTTCTCACGATGCCTGACTGACTCTGAAATCTTGCCATTTCCTGcaggtgtacagtatgtgttcgACACCACTATTGCTGCAGGCTTTAGCATCTTAGAGAGTCAGAAAGAGTTCATTCAGAGGTATCGCAGGAGGCACCATGACGCCCACGCCTTACCCATGTTCACCTCTTCCTGCCCTGGtaaacagtctctctctctctcctctttttgtttctttctcatGCTCCTCCTCTGGGTCCTTGCTGAAGACCGAGTTAAATTTGGATGCCATGTTCTGATTGGTGCTGCAGAACTCAGATAGCAGAGGAGAGCTGGTGGGGAAAGATAGAAGGCTCTTTATTTACCACTCCCTTCAGTGGAGATACTGTAGGGACTGAGACATTCCTGTTTCGACACAACAAGCGTAGAACCCCATATTAACATAATCACCATTTAAGAAAGATGTGCACTTGGTGTGTTTTAAGGCAGGTGCACAAAGGTTCCTTAACAATTTGCATGTATCCACAGGGTGGATCCGGTATTCAGAGCGCGTCCTTGGCAGCCTGGTCACCCCTCACATCTGTACAGCCAGGTCTCCCCAGCAAATCATGGGCTGTCTAGTCAAAGACTACTTCTCTAAGCAGCAGGTAGGCTGGGCCCTTCACTTACCCTGATCAGCAAAAGTTAAGTATCATTCTCACAGTTGTTTATGTAGCGCTGTCAAATAAAGTTtcctgtgtgtgagggagtTCTGTTTAGCAGCCATTATGTGTTAGGCAGCATTAGCGTAGCACATCATATAGCACATCAGAGCTATATGTGGATGCTATAACCGGTCAGTGAGGGTCAGACTCAGCCCTATAGTGCTGTTCCCTGTTTTTCCTTTCCTTGCAGAAGCTGAGTCCAGACAAAGTTTTCCATGTGGTGGTGGCTCCCTGCTTTGATAAGAAGGTGGAGGCTGTCAGAGAAGAGTTTTACAGCAGTCTGCTGGAGACCAGGGAGGTGGACTGTGTCCTCACTTCAGGTAACACAAGAACAATTATCACCGCTGTAGAATTGTAAAAATGTGGCAGTAACTCATATGTTTCCTGTTTCAGGAGAGATCTATTACCTGATGGAGCAGAGGAAGGTGTCGGTGGAAGAGCTGGACTCCGTTCCACTGGACCAAGTGTGAGTTGTTGGTactgaagatgaaaaaaaacacttaaatcaGATCGATGAATATTAAGTTGTTGTGGTTGTCACTGCAGACTGGGAGAGGCTGGGGACGCAGCACTGTTCAGGCATGAAGGCAGAGGATCTGAAGGTTTCCTGGAACATGTGTTCAAACATGCTACTAAAGAGCTCTTTGGCCTGGACGTCCATGAGATCACATACAAAACCCTCAGGTGAGTGACACTTAATAGTGGGTTTAATGAAGTGTTCTCGTAATTTGGAAGTCAAATGTGATGCCTTCATCTGAAAACAGGAATCGGGACTTTCAGGAGGTGACACTGGAGCGAGACGGTGAAACACTGCTGCAGTTTGCCGCCATCTACGGTTTCAGGAACATCCAGACCCTGGTTCATCGTATGAGAAAGGGACGTGTTCCTTACCAGCTGGTGGAGGTGCTGTCCTGCCCAGGAGGTAACGCCCACTGCTACACCTCTGCCCATATCTGCAGATGCAGGTGGAGTTTTGAgtcttacggttcctcccacttGTCTGTTCTTCAGGGTGTCTGAGTGGCCGGGGTCAGGCTGAGAGCGAGGCAGGAGGAGGTCGGGTCGATAAAGCTCTGGTCCAGCAGATGGAGGAGGCCTACAGCA
This window of the Parambassis ranga chromosome 6, fParRan2.1, whole genome shotgun sequence genome carries:
- the hexd gene encoding hexosaminidase D, yielding MNCPPWPKGKKLVHLDLKGAPPRVAYLHRLIELFSQLGVDGLLVEYEDMFPYKGELKLLQTTSQPAYSREEVLSMQVFARSKGMEVIPLIQTFGHMEFVLKHRPLWHLREVAHSVGTLNPHKEEGVRLVMEMLKQVVELHPGLNTLHIGADEVYMLGEGEESKLWLASSGHTVEQLFLSHVTKVAKAIKEAWPNMSIIMWDDMMRGMSQDTLKASGLVGLVQPMLWDYTPDLDVDKTVSLMEKYYSAGMSDLWAASSFKGSTSVYTCVTSTQRHVDNHLQWLKVAAALSAGVNLKGIAITGWQRYDHLSVLCELMPVALPSLAACLHTLLHGQFSAEAQSKVTEQLGISSVEVEAMERTSAADSLFPGRRLAELIVELNSLLNSEDIRFFEDNMFVRGWFSPYHRQRKAVSPLITMQIQSQVSVYLAMLQQKVEAVRGEMVLLYPDSTAQEWIEEHVSPVTGPLQRITDDIDACLKEMMP
- the cybc1 gene encoding cytochrome b-245 chaperone 1 homolog, giving the protein MGYMTVEEHSSTLLHLKRSPGIRSWSLLVGIVSVGLAAAYYSSDSILWKLFYVNGCVFVAMQNMEDWEEAVFDKTKNLIELKTFSLYTYILTLWRKGQEKVVLDLTQLCDVCVQEERVRYLGKGYLLMLRLAAGFSYPLTQSATLGGRSDVEAVAAMLKRFLGLEELQRQRQQEYEKEYGEEEEEEEIPLDNSTDSDDEAD
- the narf gene encoding nuclear prelamin A recognition factor, which codes for MSEVNTGKRKEKCENCTKQCNKKQSEDGANSHKETEEVNEQANEGSQLLLSACLSCDGCLSDEENLKISQQNMEEVERVLALNKRCDVSKHKVLVASLCPQSLPFFAVKFGLDVPEAAQKLCGFLKSLGVQYVFDTTIAAGFSILESQKEFIQRYRRRHHDAHALPMFTSSCPGWIRYSERVLGSLVTPHICTARSPQQIMGCLVKDYFSKQQKLSPDKVFHVVVAPCFDKKVEAVREEFYSSLLETREVDCVLTSGEIYYLMEQRKVSVEELDSVPLDQVLGEAGDAALFRHEGRGSEGFLEHVFKHATKELFGLDVHEITYKTLRNRDFQEVTLERDGETLLQFAAIYGFRNIQTLVHRMRKGRVPYQLVEVLSCPGGCLSGRGQAESEAGGGRVDKALVQQMEEAYSSLPVRLPELNPALHTLYQDWLQGQDSLQANKLLHTEYRSQNQIHTQPPHMQW